The genomic interval ATTGGGCGGCTGAATGCCGTGGCCGATGCCGCCCAATACATGGTGGCCTCTCCCATCAAAACCGAGCGCATCGTGGGCGACTGGTACCGCAACATCCACACCGGTGTACGCCGGACCGGCGCCATTGCCAAAAGCAACGATCCCGCATTGGCGGGCTTTTTTGCCGAAGACCAGGCCGCATCGACCAAAAGCTCGAGCGAAAACCAAAAATTGGTGGAGGCACTGATGCGTACGGAACAGGAAAAAACCCTGTTCAACCAGATATCCGAGCAACGCAAGGCCTATATCTTGGTGCGCGACAAGATTCTGGAGCTCAAAAAAGAAGGCAAGGGTGAAGAAGCCAGCAGTTTGCTCGACCAGCAATTCACGCCCACCGCCAAAAGCTACATGGGCAAGATGGAAGAGCTGCTGGCCTACGAGCGCCAGGACATCGATGTCCAGGCCAAAGGCATCCAGGACAACTTCACCACCAGCCGCAACCTGATGCTGCTTCTGGGCGCGGTCAGCCTGGTACTCAGCGCGGTGATCGCCTGGCTGCTGTCGGGATCCATCACCGGGCCCTTGGCCCAGGCCAGCGCCGTCGCCCGCCAAGTGGCCTCGGGCGACCTGAGCGCCCGTATCGACAACCAGCGCACCGACGAACTCGGCGAACTCCTGTCCAGCCTGCAAAGCATGCAGACCAGCCTGGTGCAGGTAGTGTCGAATGTGCGCTCCGGCTCGGAAAGCGTCTCTACCGCCAGTGCCGAGATTGCCGAAGGCAACAACGACCTGAGCGCCCGCACCGAGAGCCAGGCCAGCGCCCTGGAGCAAACCGCGGCCTCCATGGAAGAGCTCAGCTCCACCGTCAAGCAAAACGCCGACAACGCCCGCCAGGCCAACCAGCTGGCCTTGAGCGCCTCCAGCGTGGCCATCCAGGGCGGCCAGGTCGTGGGCCAGGTGGTCGAGACCATGAAGGGCATCAACGAATCGTCGCGCAAGATCTCGGACATCATCCAGGTGATCGATGGCATTGCCTTCCAGACCAACATCCTGGCGCTGAATGCCGCCGTGGAAGCCGCCCGCGCGGGCGAACAAGGCCGCGGGTTTGCCGTGGTGGCCAGCGAAGTGCGCAGCCTGGCCGGACGCTCGGCCCAGGCCGCCAAGGAAATCAAAAGCCTGATTGGTGCCAGCGTGGAGCGGGTCGAACAAGGCTCTTTGCTGGTAGACCAGGCCGGCGTGACCATGACCGAGGTGGTCAACTCCATCCGCCGGGTGACCGACATCATGGGCGAGATCAGCGCTGCCAGCAACGAGCAGTCGCTGGGCGTGGCCCAGGTCGGCGAAGCCGTAACCCAGATGGACCAGGCCACCCAGCAAAATGCCGCCCTGGTCGAGGAAATGGCCGCGGCCGCCAGCAGCCTGAAAAACCAGGCCCATGATCTGGTGCAGGTCGTCGCCGTGTTCAACCTGGGTGCCCAGGGGGGGCCGCAGAATCTGTCGCTGGGTATGCGCCGCTGAGCGGGAACCTTTCCACGCGCCCGGTATCATCTTTGCATGCGCCGACTCGTCCTCATCCTCATGATCGCCTTGCTGCCCCTGCGCGGCTGGGTGGGCGAGGCCATGGCCATGGAGATGTTGGCCCAGCATGCACCCGCTATACAAAAAGTAGCTGCTCACGCTCACCACACCAGCACAAGTAGCACTTTTGACATGGAAATGCAGGCCGACTGCCACGAAAGCGCAGAAGCCACATCGTCCGATACCGGCACCTCCCACTGCGGCACCTGCCCGCTGTGCCAGATGTGCCACACCGTAGCCGCCCCCGCCTCCTCGGCGGCGGTTCCAACCCCCTGGCTGCCGCATGCGCAGCCCACCACCGGCCCCGCCCGGTTTGCCAGCGCGAGCGCCGCATTTGCGCTGAAACCACCGATTTCCTGAACGTCCCAGCCGTAGTCCGTCCGCAATTTGCCTGAACCGGCAGCGTTGCGGGCATTGCTTGAGTCGTTCAGGAGATTGTTTTGAAAACCCTATTTTTAAGCGGCAGTCTGCTGCTCTGTGCCGCCGCGTGGGCGCAAAGTCCCGCCGATCCCTCGGTACGTGTACCCACAGTCACCTACCGCTCTGTGTTTGCCGATACCCCTGCCGGGGTGGAAGCCCGGCCGCTGGACTGGAGGCGCGCCAACGCCGACGTGGCCCAGTTCCCACGCGGCCATGCGGATGTGCTGAAGTGGGAGCAGGCCGCCGCGCGGGCCACCCAGAAACCGCGGGCTGCCCCATGAGCCGCCGCTTTCGAAGCACCGGCATGGCGTGGGCCCTGCTGGCCCTGACGGGCTGCGCCACGCTCTCGCCCGATGGTGACCTGGGGGCCGTACAGCAACTCATCCAGGGCAAAACCGCCGGAGTCAGCCCGCAGTTAAGCCCCAACCCGCAAGCCGTCGCCGATCTGCTGGCCCAGCCGCTGAGCGCCGAGGCTGCCGTGCGCATCGCCCTGCTGAACAGCCCGCAGCTGCAGTTCTCGCTGGCCACGCTGGGTGTGAGCGACGCAGACCGTGTGCAAATGGGCCGCCTGCCCAACCCGCACTTCGCCATGGGCCGCTTCACCGAAGGCGACACGCGCGAGATAGAACGGGTGCTCAGTTTCAACGTGCTCGGGCTGCTGGCCCTGCCCTGGCGCGCCCAGTGGCAAGGCCAGCAGCACGCAATGGCCCAGTTGCAGGCTGCGCAGGACGTGGTGCGGCTGGCCGCAGACACGCGCAAGGCCTGGATCACCGCCGTGGCCGCCCAGCAAAGCGCCCTGTACCTGCGCGACGTGAAAGAGGCTGCCGAAGCCGGGGCCGAGCTGGCACGGCGCATGGCCCGGGTGGGCAACTGGAGCCGTCTGGAGCAGGCCCGCGAACAGGTGCTGCTAGCCGATGCCACCGCGCAGCTCGCCCGCGCCCGGAACCTCGCCTACAGCACCCGCGAAAAGCTCACCCGCCTGATGGGCCTGTGGGGCGCGCAAACCGGCTTTGTGCTGGCAGACCGCCTGCCCGACCTGCCCAAGGCCGCCACCGAGATGACCGATATCGAGGCCCAGGCCCTGCGCGAACGGCTGGACGTGCGCGCCGCCGTGGCCCGCACAAGCTATATCGCCCGGCAAGAAGGCTTTGACAAGGTGGCAGGCTATTTCGACGGCCTGGCGCTCAGCTACACCCGCAACACCACCTTCGACAACGCAGCGGGCAGCAAGTCTGCCAAGCGCGGCTGGGAGCTGGAGCTGCCCTTGCCCCTGTTCGACTGGGGCGGTGCCCGCAACGCCCGTTCCAAGGCGGTATACCTGCAATCCACCGCCCAGGTGCGCGCCGTGGCCATCCAGGCCCGGTCCGAGGCGCGCGAGGCCTATTTTGGCTACCGCACTGCGTTCGATCTGGCGGTGCACTACCGCGACGAGATCGTGCCGCTACGCAAGTTCATCAACGACGAACTGGTGCTGCGCTACAGCGGCATGCTGGCCAGCGTATGGGAACTGCTGGCCGACACCCGCCAGCAAAGTTTGAGCGTGGGCAGCGCCATCGAAGCCCAGCGCGACTTCTGGCTGGCCGAAGCCGACCTGCAAATCGCACTCACCGGCACCTCGCCCGGCGCGCTGGCATCCCTCTTGTCGGGCGCAGCCGCCGACACCGCATCTACCCAAGGACATTGATATGGACCGCAGAACTTTTTTCGGCAGCGCAGCCCTTTCCGCAGTGGCAGCCGCCAGCGTCAGCAAAGTGGCCCTCGCCGCCCTGCCCGAGCCGGTGACCGCCACCACGCCCGCCACCGCCCCGCCGCTGGTGCCAACCACGGGCCGCCCCTACAACCCCGTGGTCACGCTCAACGGCTGGACCTGCCCCTGGCGCATGAACGCCGGAGTGAAAGAGTTCCACCTGGTAGCCGAGCCCGTGGTGCGCGAAATCGCCCCGGGCATGCAGGCCACGCTGTGGGGCTACAACGGCCAGTCGCCCGGCCCCACCATCGAGGTCGTGGAAGGCGACCGCGTGCGCATCTTCGTCACCAACCGCCTGCCCGAGCACACGACCGTCCACTGGCATGGTCAGCGCTTGCCCAACGGCATGGACGGCGTGGGCGGCCTGACCCAGCCGCAGATCCCGGTGGGCAAGACTTTCGTCTACGAGTTTGTGGCGCGCCGCCCCGGCACCTTCATGTACCACCCGCATGCCGACGAAATGGTGCAAATGGCCATGGGCATGATGGGCTTCTGGGTAACGCATCCCAGGGCCAAAACGCCTTTGGTTGCCGAGGTGCAGCGCGATTTCTGCTTTCTGCTCAATGCCTATGACATCAGCCCGGGTAGCACCACGCCCCGGCCCAACACCATGCTGGACCAGAACCTGTGGACCTGGAACAGCCGGGCCTTCCCCGGCATCGACAGCCTGAACGTGCGCCAGGGCGACCAGGTGCGCATCCGCGTCGGCAACCTGACGATGACCAACCACCCCATCCACCTGCACGGCCATGAATTTGTGGTCACCGGCACCGACGGCGGCCCGGTCCCCCCCAGCGCCCGCTGGCCCGAGGTGACCACCGACATCGCGGTGGGCCAGATGCGGCAGATCGAGTTTGTGGCCAATGAACCCGGCGACTGGGCCCTGCACTGCCACAAAAGCCACCACACCATGAACCCCATGGGCCACACCGTGCCCAACATGATTGGAGTGGACCACCGGGGCCTGGTGCAAAAGATCCAGAAACTGGTGCCCGACTACATGCTGATGGGCGAGCGCGGCATGGCCGACATGGGCGAGATGCAAATGCCCATCCCCGACCAGACCCTGCCCATGATGACCGGCACCGGCCCCTACGGCCCCATCGAGATGGGCGGCATGTTCACCACCCTCAAGGTACGCAAGGACCAGCAACCGGGCGGCTACAGCGACCCCGGGGCCTACCCGCAACCACCGGGCACGCGGGCGTTTGAATGGACCGGCAGCCTGGCCGAGCCCGCACGCCCCGCGGCCGTGGCCCCCGTCGATGCGCTGCAGGTGCACAAACCTGGCGCAGGAGCCCACAGTAGCCATTGAGGCAATTGCTCTCAAATTCGCAGCTGCTCACGCTCATGGAATAAGCACGAGAGCTCGATTTTCTTTAAATTTTGAATCCTGGAAAAACACCATGCAAAAAAGCACCCTGTCCCTGATCGCCACCCTCCTCGCCACCACCAGCGCCCTGGCTTTGGCCCACGGCGATGCCACCCACGCCAAAGCCGCTGGCCCTGTAAAAATGGAACAAAAGGCCTGGGGCATTGCGGGCAACCCTAAAAAGGTCAACCGCACCATCACCTTCACCATGACCGATGCCATGCGCTTCGACCCCAGCCAGATCACGGTGAAGCAGGGCGAAACCATCCGGTTCGTCATCCAAAACGGCGGCGGCATGCTGCACGAAATGGTCATCGGCACCCCCCAGGATCTGGACGAGCACGCCGCGCTGATGGTCAAGTTTCCCAACATGGAGCACGACGAGCCCTACATGGCCCATGTCGGCGCAGGCAAAACCAGCGAAATCGTCTGGAACTTCAACCAGGCGGGCAGCTTTGACTTTGCCTGCCTGATCGCCGGGCATTACCAGGCCGGCATGCGCGGCAAGATCACCGTCGCGGCTAAATAAACCCAAGGAACCACCATGCGTACCATCACCACCGCTCTCAAAGCCCTGGCCATCGCCGCCATCAGCACTGCCGCCCTGGCCCAGGCCACTCTGCCCTACACCGACGGCGAAGTCCGTAAAGTCGACCTGTCGGCCCAGAAAATCACCCTCCAGCACGGCGAGATCAAGAACCTGGACATGCCGCCCATGCGCATGGTGTTCCAGGTCAAAAAGCCGGCCCTGCTGGAGGGCGTGAAAGCGGGCGACAAGGTGAGGTTCACCGCCGAGCAGATCAACGGCGCGCTGGTGGTCACCGATCTCCAGCCTGCGCCAGCGTCTCAATGATCGGGCACGGCAGCTCCTTGCCGGTGTGTTCGCAGCTGTCGATCAGGTGCGACAGCGCCTGCTGCATGCGCTGCAGGTCGGCCAGCCGGGTGCGGATCTCGTCCAGCCGCTGGCCCGCAATCTGCCGGATGGCGTGGCGGTCCAGGCCGTCCTCCAGCGACAGCAGCTCGGCCACCTCGTCCAGCGAAAAGCCCAGCTCCTGCGCCCGCTTGATGAAGCGGATGCGCTGGCCCAGCGCCGCCGGGTAATGCCGGTAGGCCCCGCGAGCCTCGGGCACCGGCAGCAGGCCGCGCTGTTGGTAGTAGCGGATGGTTTCCACTCCGACCCCGGCGGCTTTCGCCAGCTTGCCGATGGTCAGGGTGGCGGTGGGAGTGGTATCCATCAAAAATCTTTCAAAAATCACTTGACTCTGGGGTGGACTACGGAGTCTATGCTCCACCTATAGAGTTTGCAAAGGAGCCTCCATGAAAGACCCTGTCTGTGGCATGACTGTGACCGAAAAGTCTGCCCACGCTCATCCCTACTTGGGTCATAGCTACTATTTTTGCAGTGCAGGCTGCAAGACCAAGTTTTCCGCCAACCCGCAGAAGTACCTCGCTCCACCAGAGCCCAGCCCGGCACCCGCAGTGGCCGGGGCCATCTACACCTGCCCCATGCACCCCGAGGTGCGGCAAGACCATCCCGGCAGCTGCCCGCATTGCGGCATGGCGCTGGAGCCGGAAATGCCCAGCCTGGACGAGGCCGAAAACCCCGAGTTGGTGGACTTTCGCCATCGCTTCTGGTGGACCTTGCCGCTCAGCGTGGCGGTGATGGTGCTGGCCATGTTGGGGCACCGCCTGCAGTGGTTCGACATGCAGGTGCAAAGCTGGATTGAGATGACCCTGAGCCTGCCGGTAGTGTTGTGGGCGGGTGCGCCGTTTTTTGTGCGCGGCTGGCAGTCGCTGCGCCACCGCAGCCCGAATATGTGGACGCTGATCAGTCTGGGTACGGGCGCGGCATTTGTCTACAGCCTGGTGGCCACACTGGCACCGCAGGTGTTTCCGGCATCGTTTATGTCCATGGGCCGGGTGGCGGTGTACTTCGAGGCGGCGGCGACGATCATTTCGCTCACGCTGCTGGGCCAGTTGCTGGAGCTCAAGGCCCGCTCGCAGACCTCAGCGGCCATCCGGTCCCTGCTGGGCCTGGCCCCCAAGACCGCCCGCCGCATCGCCGACGACGGCAGCGAGGCCGACATTCCGCTCACCCACGTGCACATCGGCGATCGCCTGCGGGTGCGCCCTGGCGAAAAAGTACCGGTAGACGGTGTGGTGCTGGACGGCAGCAGCGCGGTAGACGAATCCATGCTGACCGGCGAGCCCATGCCTGTCACTAAGCGCAGCGGCGACAAGCTGATTGGTGCCACGCTCAACACCACGGGTGCGCTCACCATGCAGGCCGAGCGGGTGGGCTCCGGCACCATGCTGTCGCAAATCGTGCAAATGGTGGTGCAGGCGCAGCGCTCCAAAGCGCCGATGCAGCGCATGGCCGACAGCGTGGCGGGCTACTTTGTGGGGGCGGTGGTGTCCATCGCCGTGTTGACCCTGATCGCCTGGGGAATCTTCGGCCCCGCACCCAGCTGGAGCTACGGCCTGATCAACGCGGTGGCCGTGCTCATCATCGCCTGCCCCTGCGCGCTGGGCCTGGCCACGCCCATGTCCATCATGGTGGCAACAGGCCGTGGTGCCACCCAGGGCGTGCTGTTCCGCGATGCGGCGGCCATTGAGAACTTCCGCCAGATCGACACCTTGATCGTCGACAAAACCGGCACGCTGACCGAAGGCAAGCCGGTGTTCCACAGCGCCCTGGCCCTGCCGGGCTTCGATACCGATGGCGTGCTGCGCCTGGCCGCCAGCCTGGACCAGGGCAGCGAGCACCCATTGGCCGATGCCATCGTCCGTGCCGCCCGCAGCCAAGGCCTGGCCCTGGCCCCCGTGGAGGGCTTTACATCGGCCAGCGGCATCGGCGTGCAAGGCCAGGTGGACGGGCATGCGCTGGCGCTGGGCAATACCGTGTTGCTGCAGCAAATGGGCATCTCGGTGGCCGCGCTGGAGGCGCAGGCCGAAACCTTACGCAGCCAAGGTGCCAGCGTGATTTACCTGGCGGTCGATGGCCGCTTAACAGGCATGCTGGCCGTTGCCGACCCCATCAAGGCCAGCACCGCCGAAGCCCTGGCCGCCTTGACCGCTGCAGGCATCCGCATCGTGATGGCCACCGGCGACGGTGTCGGCACCGCGCAGGCCGTGGCCCAGCAGCTGGGTATCACCGAGGTGCATGGCGAAGTCCAGCCCGCCGACAAGCTGGCCCTGGTGGTGCGGCTGCAAAAAGAGGGCCGCAAAGTGGCCATGGCGGGCGACGGCATCAACGATGCCCCGGCGCTGGCCCAGGCTGACGTGGGTATCGCCATGGGTACCGGTACCGACGTGGCCATGCACAGCGCGCAGGTCACGCTGGTGAAGGGCGATTTGCGCGGCATCGCCACGGCGCGGGCCTTGTCCCAGGCCACCATGGCCAATATGCGGCAGAACCTGGGTTTTGCCTTTGTCTACAACGCGCTGGGCGTGCCGCTGGCTGCGGGCGTGCTGTTTCCCTGGACCGGCTGGCTGCTGTCGCCCATGGTAGCGGCCCTGGCCATGAGCCTGAGTTCGGCCTCGGTCATCACCAACGCCCTGCGCCTGCGCCACGCGAAAATAAATACACACGGATAGGCTATGAAGACCATGACTACTTTTGAAATCACCGGCATGACCTGCGGCGGCTGCGTCAAGCGCGTACAAGCCAAACTGGAAGCCGTCGTCCCCGGCGTGCAGGTCCAACTCACGCCTCCCCAGGCCACGGTGCCGGGCCCTGCCGATGTGGCCGCCCTGCAAGCCGCGCTGGCGGGCAGCCACTACGCCATCACAGCACCCGCCGTGGTCGACCCACCACCCGCTGTGGCTCCCAGCTGGTTCGCCACCTACCGCCCGCTGTTGCTCATCCTGGCCTACATCCTGGGGGCGAGCCTGCTACTGCAGGGCGCACAGGTCAGCGCCATGGGCACCATGCACTACTTCATGGCCGGGTTTTTTTTGGTATTTTCGTTCTTCAAACTGCTGGACGTGCGCGCCTTTGCCGATGCCTATGCGGGCTACGACCTGCTGGCGCGGCGCTGGCGGCCCTGGGGCTTTATCTACCCGTTTGTGGAGCTGGCGCTGGGCGTGGCCTATGTGGCCCACTTCCAGCCGGTGCTGACCAACGCGGTGACGCTGGTGGTAATGGGCTTCTCGGCCATTGGTGTGATCGGTGCGGTGCTAAACAAGCGCAGCATCCGCTGTGCCTGCCTGGGCACGGTATTCCAGCTGCCCATGTCCACCGTCACCATCATCGAAGACGTGGGCATGGTGCTGATGGCCGCTATGGCGCTAGTGTTGTAGCTACCAGGTGCCTTTGGGCTTGCGGGCCCGCACGGCGGCGGAGACCATCTCCACCGTCGCAGCGCGGTTGGCTTTCTGGGCGAAGTCGATGGCGGTGAGGTTCTTCTGGTTCTTCAGCAGCGGGTCGGCACCTTCGTCCAGCAGCAGCTTGACGGCATCGTCGCTGCCGTACTGCGCGGCCATCATCAGGGGGGTGCTACCGTTGGGCGAAGCCGCGTCGATGTAGGCAAAGTTCTCCAGCAGCAGGCGCATGACGTCCACATGGCCGTGGGTAGCGGCGTAGTGCAGCGGGGTCCAGCCGGTCTTGTTGACATCCGCGCCCTTGGCGATGAGCTGGGTGCAAATGTCCAGCTCGCCCTGCAGCGCGGCGATCATCAGCGGACTCTCGTCCTGGGCGGTGCGGGTTTCGGTCTTGATCTTGGGCCAGGCCAGCAGCGCGTTGGCGGCTTTGAAGTTTTCGCCTTTCAGCGCCAGGTACAGGCCCGAGCGGCCCTGCGCATCGGTGGTGTTGCCGTCAAAACCGCGTTGCAGCAGCGACTGGATCTCGCCGCCATTGTCGCGCTGCACAGCGGTAAAGAAGTCGTCGAACGAACCCGCCTGTGCGGCATTAAAACCCATTAGAACAATAAGATAGACGGTTTTCTTGAAGTGCTTTATCACGATAGAACTCCGCGAAACAGGCGGTCGAAATTGGCGCTGGTGGTGTGCGCCACCTCTTCGACCGACAGCTTTTTGATGTCTGCCACCTGCTTGGCGACATACGGCACATAGGCAGGCGTATTGGTCTTGCCGCGGAACGGCATGGGTGCCAGGTAGGGGCTGTCGGTCTCGATCAGCAGGCGGTCCATGGGCACAAAGGCGGCCACATCGCGGATGTCCTGGGCGGTCTTGAAGGTCAGAATGCCCGAGAACGAAATGTAAAAACCCAGGTCCAGCGCGGCACGGGCCACGGCCTGGGTTTCGGTGAAACAATGGAAAACGCCGCCCGCGCTGCCGGGCGAGCCATCCTCGCCCAGCTCGCGCAGGATGGCGATGGTGTCGTCGGACGCACTGCGGGTGTGGATCACCAGCGGCTTGTCCACCTGGCGGGCGGCGCGGATGTGGGTGCGAAAGCGCGCACGCTGCCATTCCATGTCGGCCACGCTGCGTTCGCCCAGGCGGTAGTAGTCCAGCCCGGTCTCGCCAATGCCCACCACGCGGGGCAAGGCCGAGCGCTGCAGCAAATCCTCCAGCGTGGGCTCTTGCACGTCGTCGTTGTCGGGGTGCACGCCCACCGTGGCCCAGAAGTTGTCATAGCCGGTGGCCAGGGCATGCACGTCGGCAAATTCCTCCAGCGTGGTGCAGATGCACAGGGCGCGGGTCACCTGGGCCTCGGCCATGGCGGTGCGGATGGCGGGCAGGTTGGCTACCAGGTTGGGGTAGCTGAGGTGGCAATGGGAATCGGTAAACATGGCAGCGCGCGAAAGCGCGGAGAGAACTAGATGGTTTGCGTGGGGCGGTCTGACGCAAGATGGGGACCCAAGATTTCTTCAATCTTGATCTTCAGCACGCGGGCTTTTTCCTCTTTGGGAAACTGGACGCCCACGCCCTGGGTGCGGTTGCCCGCGGCGCGGGCAGGCGTGACCCAGGCCACGCGCCCGGCGATGGGGTAGCGCTGGGGGTCGTCCGGCAGGGACAGCAGCACATACACGTCGTCGCCCAGCTGGTAGTCGCGGGAGGTGGCGATGAACAGGCCGCCCTCGGTGAACATCGGGATGTAAGCCGCGTGCAGCGCGCCTTTTTCCTTGATGGCCAGTTGGATGACGCTGGGGCGGGGTGAGGAATGGTTGCTGCTCATGGCCGTGAGTTTAGGACGTTTTGGGCCCGACCCACCAGCGATTCCAGCAGCAGCCCCGCATTGAAGGGGTGTTCCACCACACGGGCGGTGGCGCTCAGGTCTTTGGACCACTGGGTGAGTGCCGCCACAGCTGGTGCGGCGGGCAGATCGCTGGCCGCAAAAAACCGCGGCGCGGCCCCCATGCGGGCCAGCAGCAGGTCGTGGCAGAGCTTTTGCAAGGCATCGACCACCTGGGCCGGGGCCCAGTCGGCAAACACCGTCAGCGCGCCCTGCCCCACGGCGCGGGGAATGGCCGACCAGCTCTGCGCGGTGCGCCCGGCGCGCGCCCATTGCAGGGCATTTTCCGGGCGGCTCCCGGCGGCGGCCAGCAGCACAGTGGCATCGGCAGCAGGCACGCCCTGCGCCTGCAGCCAGGCGGTGGACACATCTTTTTCAGGCCAGACCATGTTGTGGCCCATGCAGCGGCTGCGGATGGTGGGTAGCAACTGGTGGGCCGCCCCCGTGGCCAGCACAAACTTCACGTCGCCCGGCGGCTCCTCCAGGGTTTTGAGCAGGGCGTTGGCGGTAATAACGTTCATGCGCTCGGCCGGGTACACCAGCACCGCTTTGCCCCGGCCCCGACCGCTGGTGCGCTGCGCAAACTCCACCGCATCGCGCATGGCTTCCACGCGGATTTCCTTGCTGGCCTTGCGCTTTTTGTCGTCGATGTCGGACTGGGCCTTTTCGCCCAGCGGCCAGCCCAGCTCGACCATCATGGCCTCGGGCATCAGCAGGCACAGGTCGGCGTGGGCGTGTACTTCAATCGCGTGGCAGCTGGCGCACTGGCCGCAGGCTCCCTGGGCGGTAGGTGTATCGCACAGCCAGGCACGCACCAACTCCATGGCCAGCGTGTACTGGCCCAGGCCGCTGGGGCCTTGCAGCAACCAGGCGTGGCCGCGCTGGGCCAGCAGACTGTCGCGCTGCTGCGCCACCCAGGGGGGCAAAAGGGGGTTGCTCATGCCGACTCCATCCAGCCGCGCTGCACCAGCACGCTGTGGATTTGCTGCCACACCGCGTCGCGCTCCACGTCGGCAGCGATGCGCGCGAACCGGGCCGGGGCCTGGGCGGCGCGCTGGGCGTAGCCATCGGCCACGCGGGCAAAAAAGGCGGCGGGCTGGGATTCAAACCGGTCGGGCACGCGGGCCCCCGCCAGCCGCTCGGCGGCCACGGCGGGTGGCAGATCGAACCACAGCGTCAAATCCGGGTTACGAACAAAATCAGCACCTAGCGCTGGTACAGACTGCACGAGCAGCTCCAAATACGATAGCACGCCCAGGTCGAAGCCCCGGCCACCACCCTGGTAGGCAAAGGTGGCATCGGTGAAGCGGTCGCAGACCAGCACCTCGCCGCGGGCCAGGGCGGGTTCGATCACGTTTTGCAAATGGTCGCGCCGGGCGGCGAAGACCAGCAAGGCCTCGGTCAGCGGGTCCATGGCATCGCCCAGCACCAGGGTGCGAAGCTTCTCGGCCAGCGGCGTGCCGCCGGGCTCGCGGGTCAGCGTGACTACCCTGCCCTGCGCCCGGAAGGCCGCGGCCACGGCGGCGATATGGCTGGACTTGCCCGCGCCGTCTATGCCTTCAAAGCTGATAAAGATGCCAGGTGGGTTCATTTTTTGCGCTGGAATTTATTGACGGCGGCGTTGTGTTCGTCCAGGCTGCTGCTGAACTGGCTGGTGCCGTCGCCGCGCGCTACAAAGTACAGGGCGGTGGTGGGGGCGGGCTGCACCGCTGCCAGCAGCGACTGCGTGCCGGGCATGGCAATCGGCGTGGGCGGCAGGCCCCGGCGCAGGTAGGTGTTGTAGGGCGTGTCGGCTTGCAGGTCACGTTTGCGCAGGTTGCCGTCAAAGTCGGCACCCAGGCCGTAGATCACGGTGGGGTCGGTTTGCAGCGGCATGCCGATGCGCAGCCGGTTGTTGAACACGCCCGCCACCAGGGTGCGGTCGCCCGACTGGCCGGTTTCTTTTTCGATGATGCTGGCCAGGGTCAGGGCCTGTTCCGGGGTTTTGGCTTCGCTGGTGGGCTGGCGCAGCGCCCAGGCGGCGGCCAGTTTTTTGTCCATGGCGTGCATGGCCCGCTTGAGCACCGCAAAGTCGCTGCTGCCCTTGGAGTAGGTGTAGGTGTCGGGGAAAAAGCGGCCCTCGGGATGCACACCCGGGCGGCCCAGCGCGACCATGATGGAATCATTGCCCAGCGCTTGGCTGTCGGGCCTGAGCTGCTCTGCTTTGGATAGCGCGGCGCGCACCTGGGTGAAGTTCCAGCCCTCTACCAGCGTCACCGAGCGCAGCGCCTCATCGCCGCGCACCAGCTTGCCCAGCAGGCTGATGGGCGTGGTGCCGGTGGCGATTTCATAGCTGCCGGCCTTGATCTGGCGGGCATCGCCCGAGGCGCGGAACCAGGCGTAGAGCAGCATCGGCGAGGTTTGCACGCCTGCATCCACCGCTGCCTGGGCCACCCCGCGCGCGCCCGTGCCGGGCTCGATGGACAAATCCAGCGACGGCGCAGCCAGGGCCAGCGGCTGGTGTAACCACCACCATGCTGCGC from Comamonadaceae bacterium OS-1 carries:
- the mltG gene encoding endolytic murein transglycosylase, which translates into the protein MRRLILVLLLVAGVGGGAAWWWLHQPLALAAPSLDLSIEPGTGARGVAQAAVDAGVQTSPMLLYAWFRASGDARQIKAGSYEIATGTTPISLLGKLVRGDEALRSVTLVEGWNFTQVRAALSKAEQLRPDSQALGNDSIMVALGRPGVHPEGRFFPDTYTYSKGSSDFAVLKRAMHAMDKKLAAAWALRQPTSEAKTPEQALTLASIIEKETGQSGDRTLVAGVFNNRLRIGMPLQTDPTVIYGLGADFDGNLRKRDLQADTPYNTYLRRGLPPTPIAMPGTQSLLAAVQPAPTTALYFVARGDGTSQFSSSLDEHNAAVNKFQRKK
- the ycfH gene encoding putative metal-dependent hydrolase YcfH, which produces MFTDSHCHLSYPNLVANLPAIRTAMAEAQVTRALCICTTLEEFADVHALATGYDNFWATVGVHPDNDDVQEPTLEDLLQRSALPRVVGIGETGLDYYRLGERSVADMEWQRARFRTHIRAARQVDKPLVIHTRSASDDTIAILRELGEDGSPGSAGGVFHCFTETQAVARAALDLGFYISFSGILTFKTAQDIRDVAAFVPMDRLLIETDSPYLAPMPFRGKTNTPAYVPYVAKQVADIKKLSVEEVAHTTSANFDRLFRGVLS
- the tmk gene encoding thymidylate kinase, giving the protein MNPPGIFISFEGIDGAGKSSHIAAVAAAFRAQGRVVTLTREPGGTPLAEKLRTLVLGDAMDPLTEALLVFAARRDHLQNVIEPALARGEVLVCDRFTDATFAYQGGGRGFDLGVLSYLELLVQSVPALGADFVRNPDLTLWFDLPPAVAAERLAGARVPDRFESQPAAFFARVADGYAQRAAQAPARFARIAADVERDAVWQQIHSVLVQRGWMESA